The Toxotes jaculatrix isolate fToxJac2 chromosome 21, fToxJac2.pri, whole genome shotgun sequence genome includes a region encoding these proteins:
- the LOC121201365 gene encoding serine-rich coiled-coil domain-containing protein 2-like isoform X2 → MSAPPSCVFDPPAMPTMVSRLPKFGSRPKSATASHSAQTGPAVAANAGTFTGAAASSTRLTNGFNHHPGPAGLNGSLAAPPSSVQQNGFIRVPTSFSIKWRKENGPMEDGGADAERDWKRGKGGNRYGNNIHQYYSQWQQASPVVWRDAKKPITSSAGKGRGFGQPTTSSSSPSPQSSPRTLPVSKSGSPGSKPSQTAARLTNGTKQILNGLPGSKPRSGTNGSLRQPQSFPRPGGSRPGSGPGSRSGSPFQKKTPASRSHSSDSLGSVPSVQLTESDRFRSRSLTQVRQQPSPTLTPSSTSSSSLPRSPTVTRSYSINRAAERGLKELTASCAQAPPRGGLAKSPVTSQTPEGGGRGGGVKVQNGGRSLGKSGVGMPSILPPSALKKPLLPSLGPASRPSGISYKMSRPSLIKQSRPLRVTPASVSGGDQEVNQGQRSSAEMASTTENSPESTPDAPETEGLLTDPVSQAEVSIVAETLEDMSLSSTSSLDRNDTSQEYMDDFDNLGNGGVGIMLLSAKNDEDDSGLDQSCARFDDDKVAIKSVTKATGLCFLDDGMDWAGMRLSGDRVEHRLALSGRRRSSQPDYHDQGGSSLDLSPSDSCGSGGTYMWDEEGLEPLGGVVTTASINSNTTHHIGSFDSDLNSIDILNNLDSCDLEDDDLMLDADFAEDVSLHSDGDGMSHMAQWRRRQLCWGTQDVHNDNESDFQCYKLTEDPGNKRTDTSRDSDLVLDLCSSRSPCLSPGTPALGLDVEELAEDCSAVRSQLEYLQRLLLQEEDVDDDTLTTDTLSPEANDSSHSSDAQVQALLQEVQQLREELRSRDRTIAQLTLQLTVPTVTARCRCQEMTGRMDRHTQTNVTERESVASQTPWREHTAFPPVPFLSPPWQYQRSRPYRGRPRPSIPSHLARKITDTSLL, encoded by the exons ATGTCAGCCCCTCCCTCTTGTGTCTTCGACCCTCCCGCCATGCCCACCATGGTTTCTAGGCTGCCCAAGTTCGGCTCGCGGCCCAAATCAGCCACAGCCTCTCACAGTGCTCAGACGGGTCCAGCTGTTGCCGCGAACGCCGGCACCTTCACCGGCGCTGCTGCTTCCAGCACCCGCCTGACCAACGGGTTCAACCATCATCCCGGCCCGGCGGGGCTCAACGGCAGCTTAGCCgcacccccctcctctgttcaGCAGAATGGGTTTATCAGAGTGCCGACTTCGTTTTCCATCaaatggaggaaagaaaatggGCCCATGGAGGACGGAGGGGCCGACGCAGAGAGGGActggaaaagaggaaagggCGGGAATCGCTATGGTAACAATATCCATCAGTATTATTCTCAATGGCAACAGGCTTCACCAGTGGTGTGGCGTGACGCCAAAAAACCGATCACATCCTCTGCAGGAAAGGGGCGGGGTTTTGGCCAACCTACAACATCCTCATCATCACCTTCGCCACAGTCCAGCCCCAGAACTCTTCCTGTTTCTAAAAGTGGATCTCCTGGTTCCAAACCAAGCCAGACTGCAGCCAGGCTGACCAACGGCACAAAGCAGATCCTAAACGGTCTTCCTGGATCTAAACCACGGAGCGGAACCAATGGTTCTCTAAGACAGCCTCAGAGTTTTCCTCGTCCTGGTGGTTCTAGGCCAGGTTCTGGTCCTGGTTCTCGATCCGGTTCCCCCTTCCAAAAGAAAACGCCGGCTAGCCGCTCGCACTCCAGTGACAGCCTCGGGTCTGTTCCATCCGTCCAACTGACTGAAAGTGACCGGTTTCGGTCACGTAGCCTCACCCAGGTCCGACAGCAGCcctcccccaccctcaccccttcctccacctcctcctcttccctccctcgctcccccACTGTCACCCGTTCCTACTCCATCAACAGGGCTGCTGAACGAGGACTCAAAGAGCTGACGGCGTCCTGCGCTCAGGCTCCACCCAGAGGCGGTTTGGCTAAATCACCTGTTACCAGTCAGACTCcagagggaggaggcagaggtggaggggtcAAAGTTCAAAATGGAGGACGAAGTTTAGGGAAGTCGGGGGTTGGCATGCCCTCCATCCTACCCCCGTCTGCCTTAAAGAAACCCCTCCTGCCCAGCCTTGGCCCTGCCTCTAGGCCCAGCGGCATCAGCTATAAGATGTCACGCCCATCACTCATCAAGCAGTCCCGCCCCCTCCGGGTGACCCCAGCCAGTGTGTCCGGAGGTGACCAGGAAGTGAACCAAGGACAGAGGAGCTCAGCAGAGATGGCGTCTACGACAGAGAACAGCCCAG AGAGCACCCCAGATGCTCCAGAGACAGAGGGGCTGTTGACAGATCCTGTATCCCAGGCAGAAGTGTCGATTGTGGCGGAGACCCTGGAGGACATGTCCCTGTCTTCAACGTCCTCTCTGGACAGAAACGACACCAGCCAGGAGTATATGGACGATTTTGACAACCTCG GAAACGGAGGAGTTGGCATAATGCTCCTCTCCGCCAAAAACGACGAAGACGACTCAGGACTCGACCAATCCTGTGCCAGGTTTGATGATGACAAGGTGGCCATTAAAAGTGTTACCAAGGCaacaggactttgttttctggACGACGGTATGGACTGGGCCGGCATGAGACTAAGTG gtgATCGAGTCGAGCATCGTCTGGCGCTTTCAGGCCGGAGACGGTCCAGTCAGCCGGATTACCACGACCAG GGTGGTTCGTCCCTGGACCTGTCCCCCTCTGACAGCTGTGGGTCTGGGGGAACCTACATGTGGGACGAGGAGGGTCTGGAGCCACTGGGGGGCGTTGTCACCACTGCCTCCATCAACAGCAACACCACCCACCACATCGGGAGCTTTGACTCAGACCTCAACAGCATC gacATCTTGAACAACCTGGACTCTTGTGATCTGGAAGATGATGATCTGATGCTGGATGCAGACTTTGCAGAGGACGTCTCTCTGCACAGCG ATGGAGACGGGATGTCTCACATGgctcagtggaggaggagacagctCTGCTGGGGGACGCAGGATGTCCACAATGACAATGAAAG TGACTTCCAGTGTTACAAGCTCACTGAGGATCCTGGGAATAAGAGGACGGACACGAGCAGGGACAGCGACCTCGTTCTGGACCTCTGTTCCTCAAG gtctccctgtctgtctcctggtACTCCTGCTCTGGGTCTGGACGTGGAGGAACTGGCTGAAGACTGCTCTGCAGTGCGATCACAGCTGGAGTACCTGCAGAGGTTACTGCTGCAG gAGGAAGATGTGGATGATGACACTCTGACCACAGACACTCTGAGTCCTGAGGCCAACGACTCATCCCACAGCTCCGACGCACAG gtgcaGGCTCTCCTGCAGGaggtgcagcagctcagagaggagctgaggagcCGAGACCGAACCATCGCACAACTCACTCTGCaactg
- the LOC121201417 gene encoding D(5)-like dopamine receptor, translated as MESVYNESHHHQDHREQHQVVTAGADSPGPGGGLSLRALTGCVLCALIVSTLLGNTLVCAAVIKFRHLRSKVTNSFVISLAVSDLFVAVLVMPWRAVSEVAGIWLFGRFCDTWVAFDIMCSTASILNLCIISMDRYWAISSPFKYERKMTRRFAFLMIGVAWTLSILISFIPVQLNWHRADADNLTTDNPDDCNASLNRTYAISSSLISFYIPVVIMVGTYTRIFRIAQTQIRRISSLERAAGPRAPNHRHRAPTHDESSLKTSFKRETKVLKTLSIIMGVFVFCWLPFFVLNCVVPFCDLDKVGEPPCVSDTTFSIFVWFGWANSSLNPVIYAFNADFRKAFSTILGCNKYCSTSTVETVDFSNELVSYHHDTTLQKEACAMPGPGAQRLVTCMPPPPPHVAGGEEQNFDKVSVISDESRSHRNLLLPAILQYECEAEISLDMMPFNSSGPTDCYVIPGQIQDL; from the coding sequence ATGGAGAGCGTTTACAACGAGAGCCACCACCACCAGGACCACCGGGAGCAGCACCAGGTGGTCACAGCGGGAGCAGACAGCCCCGGGCCTGGTGGAGGTCTCAGCCTCCGCGCGCTGACCGGCTGCGTCCTGTGCGCCCTGATCGTCTCCACCCTGCTGGGTAACACTCTGGTGTGCGCCGCGGTCATTAAATTCCGCCACCTGCGCTCGAAAGTCACCAACTCCTTCGTCATCTCTCTGGCGGTGTCCGACCTGTTCGTGGCCGTGCTGGTGATGCCCTGGAGAGCGGTGTCCGAGGTCGCCGGCATCTGGCTCTTCGGCCGCTTCTGCGACACCTGGGTCGCCTTCGACATCATGTGTTCCACCGCCTCCATCCTCAACCTGTGCATCATCAGCATGGACCGGTACTGGGCCATCTCCAGCCCGTTCAAGTACGAGCGCAAGATGACGCGAAGGTTCGCCTTCCTGATGATCGGTGTCGCCTGGactctctccatcctcatctCCTTCATCCCCGTGCAGCTCAACTGGCACCGCGCGGACGCGGACAACTTGACGACGGACAACCCAGACGACTGCAACGCCAGCCTGAACCGGACTTACGCCATCTCCTCATCCCTCATAAGCTTCTACATCCCGGTGGTGATCATGGTGGGGACGTACACGCGCATTTTCCGCATCGCGCAAACCCAGATCAGACGGATCTCATCTCTGGAGAGAGCGGCTGGTCCCCGTGCGCCAAACCACCGCCACCGCGCGCCAACGCACGACGAAAGCTCGCTAAAAACCTCCTTTAAGAGGGAAACGAAAGTTTTAAAGACTCTGTCCATCATCATGGGGGTGTTCGTGTTCTGCTGGCTGCCGTTTTTCGTCCTGAACTGCGTGGTGCCTTTCTGCGACCTGGACAAAGTCGGAGAGCCTCCGTGCGTCAGCGACACCACCTTCAGCATCTTTGTTTGGTTCGGCTGGGCCAACTCATCCCTGAACCCCGTCATTTACGCCTTCAACGCCGACTTCAGGAAGGCCTTCTCCACCATCCTGGGCTGCAATAAGTACTGCTCCACCTCCACGGTGGAGACGGTGGACTTCAGCAACGAGCTGGTGTCTTATCACCACGACACCACCTTGCAGAAGGAAGCCTGCGCCATGCCGGGACCCGGGGCGCAGAGACTCGTCACCTGcatgccgccgccgccgcctcACGTAGCCGGAGGTGAGGAACAGAACTTTGACaaagtttctgtgatttcagatgAATCTCGGAGCCACAGGAACTTACTGCTTCCCGCCATCCTGCAGTATGAGTGCGAGGCGGAGATTTCTTTAGACATGATGCCCTTCAACTCGTCTGGACCCACCGACTGTTACGTTATCCCGGGTCAAATCCAGGACTTGTGA
- the LOC121175657 gene encoding cuticlin 2-like, translating to MVLGLLRVSWICLLLISSGACFPATKGDYRYPYTATGSSGGGSGSNFESGSSRPPLLSLQPDADQQPRSPTGNQFSPSAPAVSSLSYEPNSFIVSSAPEVQSPGAGYVSPPIVAGKKAPSLSLQPLPVSGTSSTNTGTATALYANAPAAFGFGDGPVAYANAPAAFGFGAGPASYANAPAAFGLGAGPASYANAPAAFGFGAGPASYANAPAAFGFGDGPVPYGSPSSAGGAHALFYALSSRMPSRPFPDFSAWESNVEAPQSMSETSPLPPSSYIIQSSNGYQRARELLSHTDYSPYYPPPPPLPSKPLDVPSKSAPMTGSKGGKKAYRG from the exons ATGGTGCTGGGACTCTTAAG GGTTTCCTGGATCTGTCTGCTGTTAATTAGCAGTGGGGCTTGTTTTCCTGCAACAAAAGGAG actacAGATATCCCTACACTGCTACCGGGAGCTCCGGTGGTGGTTCTGGATCAAACTTTGAGTCTGGCAGTTCACGTCCCCCTCTGTTGTCCCTGCAGCCTGACGCAGACCAACAGCCCAGGTCTCCCACTGGAAACCAGTTTTCTCCCAGTGCACCTGCTGTCTCCTCACTGAGTTATGAGCCCAACAGTTTTATTGTCTCCAGTGCTCCTGAAGTTCAATCCCCAGGTGCTGGGTACGTCAGCCCTCCTATTGTAGCTGGCAAGAAGGCTCCTAGCCTCTCTCTGCAGCCCCTGCCTGTTTCTGGCACtagcagcacaaacactggcacAGCAACCGCTCTTTATGCTAACGCTCCTGCAGCCTTCGGGTTTGGTGATGGACCCGTTGCTTATGCTAACGCTCCTGCAGCCTTCGGGTTTGGTGCTGGACCTGCTTCTTACGCTAACGCTCCTGCAGCCTTCGGGCTTGGTGCTGGACCTGCTTCTTATGCTAACGCTCCTGCAGCCTTCGGGTTTGGTGCTGGACCTGCTTCTTATGCTAACGCTCCTGCAGCCTTCGGGTTTGGTGATGGACCTGTTCCCTATGGAAGTCCATCCAGTGCAGGGGGAGCTCACGCCTTATTCTATGCCCTAAGCAGCAGGATGCCATCTCGTCCTTTCCCAGACTTCAGTGCCTGGGAGTCTAACGTTGAGGCGCCGCAGAGCATGAGTGAGACGTCCCCTCTGCCACCTTCATCCTACATCATCCAGTCCAGCAATGGCTACCAACGAGCAAGAGAGCTACTCTCCCACACTGACTACTCCCCATATtaccctccaccaccccccttGCCCTCCAAGCCCCTCGATGTTCCAAGCAAGTCAGCACCAATGACTGGGTccaaaggaggaaagaaggCCTATCGAG GGTAA
- the LOC121201418 gene encoding fibroin heavy chain-like encodes MVFGLLLSVSWICLLFGSAACYPAAKRGPTSFNAAAGRELGAGPASYANAPAAFGFGAGPASYANAPAAFGLGAGPASYANAPAAFGFGAGPASYANAPAAFGFGDGPVPYGSPSSAGGAHALFYALSSRMPSRPFPDFSAWESNVEAPQSMSETSPLPPSSYIIQSSNGYQRARELLAHTDYSPYYPPPPPLPSKPLDVPSKSAPMTGSKGGKKAYRG; translated from the exons ATGGTGTTTGGACTGCTTCTCAG tgtttcctgGATTTGTTTGCTCTTTGGCAGCGCTGCTTGTTACCCTGCAGCAAAGCGTG GTCCAACGAGTTTTAATGCAGCTGCTGGCAGGGAGCTTGGTGCTGGACCTGCTTCTTATGCTAACGCTCCTGCAGCCTTCGGGTTTGGTGCTGGACCTGCTTCTTATGCTAACGCTCCTGCAGCCTTCGGGCTTGGTGCTGGACCTGCTTCTTATGCTAACGCTCCTGCAGCCTTCGGGTTTGGTGCTGGACCTGCTTCTTATGCTAACGCTCCTGCAGCCTTCGGGTTTGGTGATGGACCTGTTCCCTATGGAAGTCCATCCAGTGCAGGGGGAGCTCACGCCTTATTCTATGCCCTAAGCAGCAGGATGCCATCTCGTCCTTTCCCAGACTTCAGTGCCTGGGAGTCTAACGTTGAGGCGCCGCAGAGCATGAGTGAGACGTCCCCTCTGCCACCTTCATCCTACATCATCCAGTCCAGCAATGGCTACCAACGAGCAAGAGAGCTACTCGCCCACACTGACTACTCCCCATATtaccctccaccaccccccttGCCCTCCAAGCCCCTCGATGTTCCAAGCAAGTCAGCACCAATGACTGGGTccaaaggaggaaagaaggCCTATCGAG GGTAA